In the Macadamia integrifolia cultivar HAES 741 unplaced genomic scaffold, SCU_Mint_v3 scaffold553, whole genome shotgun sequence genome, AGGCACGAAAGTCACAACTCGAACACACAACTCCGCATTGAAGATTATGTAATCAACACATAACTCCGCATTGAAACTAAATATGCCACTATCCTACTGACACATCTATCTAGATGCTTCATAATTCTATTGGGTGGTTTCTGGTTGTTGGTCCAGGTGAACCAAGAGCCGATGGGTAAGATTTCTTCCAATAGGGCTCCTTTTGAAATTATCCAACACTCTGCGTCAAAGAGGGTGATTGAATAGTTATCCTAACAAGCTCTTTTATAAACTCTTAGCATGAATGAGTTTAGCAAGTATAccaagcatggtttcaagtatcagtatcgtaTCAGTCATATCTGTTAGATCGTATCAATATCAGATGAGACCAATCTCCAATCTTTGATCGATCCGGATTGGTTACCTGTATTGTTTCAAGGggtaaaaaatagtaaaaattgtaccttttaaaaaaaaaagcaagggaaAAACCAACCTATAGTTGTTTATCTGATCCGATTTCGATCAATATCGGCAAACACCGATACCATCCCCAAAATCCATGGAAAGGAGGTTGCTAACAATCGTTTCACTAAAAATGCAAGAGAAAAGAGTATGCCATGGAGTTTCAAGTTGATCATGACATACTTGAAACTTTGCAGTTTGGTTCTAGTTGGGAGAATATCATGAAGACCTCTTCACAGGAAGAGTATGAACTTTGGCCCAATTTAAATTTCTAATCAACTTCCATAGGAAATTTTTTGACTCACTCTCATACTTGCTACTTGGTAAACTCAATCACAAAGAGATGCCCTGACTCTATCCATTAGTTCTACTATTGGCATCAGTTTTTACAAGCGAGATTGAAAATGAAATCCATAGCTGAATGATGACTTTCTACTTCTTTGTGATGAAAGGTTATGATAGGTCAAGCTTCCTTTATAGGATATGGAATAAGGTGAAATAATAATGCCGTGTCTGTGAACCATACTTCATGTATATTTCATCCTTTAGTATCAACCGTCCTCAATCCTACCAGGATACCTTCCGCCTCCACCGCTACATGTTGAATAGTTGTAATACTATTTGAACTGATATACTAAGCTGACCCTCTGATAGGGTTCCATATGCCCATCTTGAAGCTGAGTTCAAAAGATTAGTTCCACCCGCACAAACCAAAATTCGATATGTCAAAAAAAGTATAGGAAATCTTTTGTTCAAGCTTGCAGGAACAATTGTATCAAATAAAGCATTAGTATTCATACAAGTGGGAAAAATATCTAAATCTAcaatccatttatttatattatataaaacAGAAATTGGGTTCAGCTTAATTTTTTATGCAATTATATCATTCCTATGCTTCCATATGAAATAAATAGTACTATAGAGACTTCTATGCTTCCATATGAAATAAATAGTAATATAGAGACTTCCATATGAAATAAATAGTAATATAGATAGTAATTGCAAACGCATTGAAAACCCAATTGAGATCTGATTTTGAGAGATTTTTGTGGAAGAGCAAATACTTTTCCTCCTGACAAAATGaagttgattttttattctgCAACAAATACTAGTTGCCTGCTTCCATTTAATCAAAGATATTAGTGGAAATGTCCTTAATTTCTCACTTCAACAGAACTAAAGAAACATAGTTTCATGAAAATTGTTAATCCTATATGCTCNNNNNNNNNNNNNNNNNNNNaaaaaaaaaaaaaaaaaaaacgaaatagAATTTCTTGCGACTTTGCTGCACTTGTAAGTAAAAGGCATTTAGGCTTTAACACAGCAAGGTTCACTACAGAAAAAGTCCCAACCATTGCACTATCACAGTATAAACTGATGCCcacacccacccacccccccataaaataaaaagaaaaaagaaaagtcagCTGCCCATCTCCAAGCAGCCAGAGCCACTATCCCAACAGCAATTTTTTAGTGAACCACCACTAAATCCTGCTCTAGAGCTATAAAAAGGAAAGCTTCCAGTGGATAATTTGACACCACAGCAACACATGTTAATGAGTGGACAAAATCTAATTACAGTGCAAAATATCGATAGCAATAGTAATGTTATTCACTTGTCCATGGAAACAACAAAACCAGAATGTCAGCAACCATGATACAATGTACGTCAATGTACACCAAATCTAGACAACTAACCAAAGAACTAGGTCTTATGGCCATGGCAAAGGAATGACTGGGTAGCTTGACATTAGAATGATCTAATAATTACATCTATTCAGCAAAGGAATGGGTTGTTGACGCCCATAGGAAATTGGGAAAATTACCATTTTAAGTAAAATGGCTACTGCACTAACTGAAATCAGCAGCTTATTTGATTACTTAACAACCTTGCACTTTGATAGCCAAAATTACCAATCTATGCAATAAGAGTTTAGACCTATCGTCTTCCTATTTAGTTAATTCTTCATTTCCATCTTGGCCTTTTATAGATCAAATGGAGGACCTAGTATGTTGGTTATACTGGACTAACAGAACAGCAAGTGAGCCCTGTTTATATAATGATAGAACCTAAATTGCAAATGGTGGGTCTTTCTCTTCAATTCCTCTCTGAATCAAATGAAAGTCATCATTTTGACTGACCTGAGAGCATTTAAACcccatatatataaaaaaaaaaaaaaaaaaaaaaacaaaaaaaaaaaaaaaaaaaaaaaaaaaaaaaaaaaaaaaaaaaaaaaaaaaaaaaaaaaaaaaaaaaaaaaaaacaggattTAAACCCCATTTCATCAATTTGACCAACCTGAGAGCATTGAAGCCacatttcatgaaaaaaaaaaaaggcttgcaCTAGCATAATAGGTTCTCATCTATTAAGAGCAAATTTCAATGTCACCTAATATCACCCCCTACCCCATCCATTCTTTTTCAGTTTCTCAAATAAATTCAACTAAATCCAGACAAACATTCAAGGAACAGAGCAGCACACAAATAATTGTAATTGCAGAAAAACCCTCAAAGAGACAAGAGAGTGGAAAGTAGAGAACATACCTGAAGACACCAGTTACTGAGTCTTAGAACGCCGGCATGAGCAAGACCCTGGAACAGGTCAGATAGCAAAAGCTTGTAATCTCTATCCACCGAATCGGATTCAAATCCGATATCAGCATCAATTAAATTAGAAAGATTAGTGGCACTGAAGCAAACAGGTGGATGCCCAACAAACTCAAAGCGCAAGAGACTTGGAAAACAGATCTTCAAGGACTTCAAAGGAAGACCGTAAGCGTTACAGCGATCCAAGACCAAGCATTTTAATTTCGATTCTGGAGCACAAAGAACAACATCCATGGGCACATAACAATTCTTTAGATGCAGATAAACCAGACACGGGCAATTATAGATAATAGAAGACAGTGAGTCGTGGCTTAGCTGAACGTTGAAAAGAAGGGCAATCTCAAGAGAGTGAAAGCTGTGGGAGTTTAAGGGTATAGAGGGTCTGAAGGGGAAATTGGATGATttcacacccttaagtgatttaAGCAGGAAAGGGAACGGAGGTGATTCACAGATAGATTTGAAACGGGATCTGTCCGAACTTTCTCTCCGACCAGGAAATCGAGGAAGATGGCGAGTTGAAGttgagatttttctttcctgCAAGAACGAATTCCACTGCTCGACGCAGGAAATAAACCGAATATCTCTGTAATAAAGGAAACACAAAGACCTGTAATGACGCATCGGTTCTTGTTCGTTGACCAATTGGTATTTCTCTTCAAGTCTTCGTCTCCAAGCATGATCGTAGGTATCAATTCCCTCCCATGAATCCACAATTACATCATCTTTGGCTAGTTTTGAGAAACGATTCTCATCCAAATCGAAGACAGTGGTAGAACGCCATAACAGATTCCAATTCTTGGAGAGACAGGTTGTTCTTACGGCTTCAGTCACTGGAAGAAGTGAGAGAACGCGACACAAGAGATCAGCAGGCAAATCGCTAATTCGATCTCGAAAATTGTTGGGTTCTCCTCCACAATCCGAATCCCtctcttccatttcctttgGATTTCCAAACTGAATTGGaatttagaaatgaaaaaaactataaaaatgaTATAGAAATTTTCGAAGGGCCGAAGTGACAGAACAGGGAAGAGGAGGAAAGTCAAGACGCGGTGTCGCAGAAGCTCATCAAGAACCATGTGACATCACAAGCTCACTATAAGTGTAACTATATAGCGAGGTGGAGAGTATGGATTTCCGTACACCACCGGTCATAATACTCATTACTTGTTCCTCTTAGATTCGTTTCTTAATACGCAAGTCTTAATTACTGTTGATCTGAGGGGTGGCCCCACAAATGATGTTTATATTAAACCGTTGGATTGGCATAAAATCTATTGGTTAGTGATGCTGATG is a window encoding:
- the LOC122069207 gene encoding putative F-box/FBD/LRR-repeat protein At1g78760 isoform X1, translated to MEERDSDCGGEPNNFRDRISDLPADLLCRVLSLLPVTEAVRTTCLSKNWNLLWRSTTVFDLDENRFSKLAKDDVIVDSWEGIDTYDHAWRRRLEEKYQLVNEQEPMRHYRSLCFLYYRDIRFISCVEQWNSFLQERKISTSTRHLPRFPGRRESSDRSRFKSICESPPFPFLLKSLKGVKSSNFPFRPSIPLNSHSFHSLEIALLFNVQLSHDSLSSIIYNCPCLVYLHLKNCYVPMDVVLCAPESKLKCLVLDRCNAYGLPLKSLKICFPSLLRFEFVGHPPVCFSATNLSNLIDADIGFESDSVDRDYKLLLSDLFQGLAHAGVLRLSNWCLQVFSKVSILRTTMACTLDFRYLDEGLGGQKNKRKREEETEAQKADFSMEVDDMESCPQAKRPALPSSENPEKPIFGKPTYDGVIAGRVSGRKWKEPRKQRASASKVSVKGVSLEQRTKQKEIKKAYQERMKELKEQIRLNKVEKRKKREEREKKKQENILRSGTKLQKITNPKTLKKIAKSKQKKLLKVVPDDLLKK